Below is a window of Mucilaginibacter ginkgonis DNA.
TCAAGCGACCGGATTACTTCAGAACCTTTTAAAAGTGTTATCGCGTTATCTGCCAGTTGCTGTACCAACGCTTTCGCGTCTGCCGGGTTCAGATCATTGTGGAGGTTTGTGGTGTCTACGGGTGTATACTTTGTAAGTCCGGCCCAATATTTAGCTGCCAGGACCTTTTTTACCCTTGCTTCAAATTCTTCATAAGGAATCTGCTTTTTGCGGACAGCCTTTTTGATCAGCTTGATCGCCCGTTCAGAATTTTCCGATAACTCCAAAATATCGTTGCCGGCAATAAATGCGCGTACATCAGCCTCTCCTTCCGGGAAGTATTTGGTTACGCCTTTCATCTCCATTGCATCAGAAACGGCCAAACCTTTGAAACCTAGCGAATCTTTCAGAATCCCGGTGACGATAGGCCTTGACAGTGTAGATGGCAGCCGGGCGGTTGTATCTAAAGCTGGAATATTCATATGGGCTATCATAACACCGCTTAGCCCTGCTTTGATAGCTTGTTTAAAAGGATACTCCTCAAGCGTATCTAAGCGTGTGCGGGAAAAGGGCAGCTGTGGCAGGTCTTGATGTGAGTCTACATTGGTATCGCCATGGCCGGGGAAGTGTTTAGCTGTTGTGAGCAAGCCGCCGCTTTGCATACCTTGCATATAAGCGATACCTTTTTCGGCTACTTTATACTTATCATCGCCGAAAGAACGGTAGTTGATGACCGGGTTGTCGGGATTGTTGTTGACGTCCATATCCGGCGCAAAGTTCATTTGAACACCTAGGCGTTTAAATTGCTGCGCCACTTGCTGCCCCATTTTATAGATGAGCGTGTTGTCTTGTATAGCGCCCAGTGTCATTTGGTAGGGGTAAGAAATGGTTGAATCTAGGCGCATGCCTAAACCCCATTCGCCGTCCATAGCTATTAACAGAGGCACCTTAACCAACTGCTGATAAATATTTTCCTGCACAGCTTGCTTTAACGGCCCGCCCTGGAAGAAAACTGCGCCACCCAATTGCTGGTCTTTAATGACTTTTCCTACTGAGTCTGAGTAGGCCTGACCCAATTTTGTATTCGCCCTTACAAATAAAAGCTGGGCAACGCGTTGCTTTTTATTTAGCTTCTTAAATACGGAATCCACCCAGTGGTTCTGGGCCGAAAGTGAATTGATGTAGCTGTTTTCCTGTGCCGATGCGCCGCCTGCCACACCAAAAATTAAAAAAATTATAAATTGTAAAAACAGCGTTTTTGTAGTTCTCATAGTGGTTATTATAAATATCGCGCTCATAAAATGTTTGGGTAATGATTAAAAAAATTAACCCTAAATAAACCTTTTGAAGGCGGCGCGCTCTAAAAATAGATTTTTAAATAACACGATATGAAAAAACTCTTCTTTTCTGCTTTTGCATTGCTGCTCATCGTTCAGGCGGCAAGTGCACAGTATTACCGCCCGCATTATCGCGCGCGCAAAGTGCCTACTAAGACTTACGATAATAATTTCAGGCCAACGTTCACACTCATCGGCGGTATGAATATTTCAAACATTATCCAGTCTAGCGGTTATAATTTTAACACCCGTACCAAATTGGGCGTAAACGCCGGTTTAGGTTTCGACTTACCTGTAAGCTATCCGCTGTCAATCACTATTGAAGGTTTGTATTCGCAAAAAGGTTATACTACCCTTACCCCGGGCGGCGAATATAGCCAGCGTACAGATTACATTGATGTGCCGTTATTGCTTAAGTTTCACGTAGTGCCGGGCTTCAACCTTTTGTTAGGCCCGCAAGCATCCTTTTTGGTTTCTACCCGTAACACATTTGACAATGGGATAGACCAGACAACCAGGTTGAATTATAACAATTCGACCGATGGTTATAACAAGGCGCTGATCACAGGTGTGGCAGGTGTTAGCTTTGACTTAAGCCGTAACGTAGAATTGCGTGGAAGGTATAACATTGACCTTACCCGCAATAATGAG
It encodes the following:
- a CDS encoding glycoside hydrolase family 3 protein, whose amino-acid sequence is MRTTKTLFLQFIIFLIFGVAGGASAQENSYINSLSAQNHWVDSVFKKLNKKQRVAQLLFVRANTKLGQAYSDSVGKVIKDQQLGGAVFFQGGPLKQAVQENIYQQLVKVPLLIAMDGEWGLGMRLDSTISYPYQMTLGAIQDNTLIYKMGQQVAQQFKRLGVQMNFAPDMDVNNNPDNPVINYRSFGDDKYKVAEKGIAYMQGMQSGGLLTTAKHFPGHGDTNVDSHQDLPQLPFSRTRLDTLEEYPFKQAIKAGLSGVMIAHMNIPALDTTARLPSTLSRPIVTGILKDSLGFKGLAVSDAMEMKGVTKYFPEGEADVRAFIAGNDILELSENSERAIKLIKKAVRKKQIPYEEFEARVKKVLAAKYWAGLTKYTPVDTTNLHNDLNPADAKALVQQLADNAITLLKGSEVIRSLDKNKKTAIVSIGSDMVTPYQMQVGQYFTNNSMMYVGKDITMNYMDTLLHTLRTYDQVIIGIHDSHSRPGSKLDFSPNVKQLVAQVATQPNTVVSLFANAYTITSLPGVEKAAALIVGYQKEAFMQNAAAKVITKQLRPTGRLPVAVGTLYKNGAGM
- a CDS encoding porin family protein, which encodes MKKLFFSAFALLLIVQAASAQYYRPHYRARKVPTKTYDNNFRPTFTLIGGMNISNIIQSSGYNFNTRTKLGVNAGLGFDLPVSYPLSITIEGLYSQKGYTTLTPGGEYSQRTDYIDVPLLLKFHVVPGFNLLLGPQASFLVSTRNTFDNGIDQTTRLNYNNSTDGYNKALITGVAGVSFDLSRNVELRGRYNIDLTRNNENGNTAVPPYRNSVFQVGLGIKF